CACGCCGAGCTGCTGTGACAGGCCGGGCTGGCCGATGCCCGTTGCCGCCTCGATTTCGCCAACATTGCGTTCGCCAGCGACCAGCGATGACAACATGCGCCAGCGCAGCGGGTGGGCAAGAGCCTTCAGCGTCTCGATCAGATCATCCTCGCTCATCAGTTTTCTTCTCCTGTGTCGCGGAGGAACCAGCTCGTGGCATCTTCGGCGCCAAAGACCTCGTCCAGATCGTGCGTCGGGGGCCTGAGTAGTGCCTCGCCCTGCTGCCAGTTGGCCGGCGCGAGGCCGCCACTGGCGTCGATCGCCTGCAGGCCATCGACGATGCGCAGCATCTCTGGGATCGAGCGGCCGAGGTTCGCCGGATAGCAGGTCATCGCCCGGATCACGCCCTTGGGATCGATGAAGAAGGTGGTGCGCACTGTCGCGCTGTCGCTGTCCTGTGCTGACACCATGCCGAAAGCCCGGCCGATCACCAACGTGGGATCCTCGACGATGGGGAAGCGCACCTCCACGCCGAAGCGGTCGCGGATCATGCGCAGCCAGGCGAAGTGCGAGAACAGGCTGTCGACCGAAAGCGCCATCAACGCGCAGTCCCGCTTC
The Blastomonas fulva genome window above contains:
- a CDS encoding peroxiredoxin, which produces MSQPTPTAPASAAPCAGLRIGDLAPDFEARSTIGPIRLSAFRGRWLVLFSHPADFTPVCTTEFVALAKEAASFAKRDCALMALSVDSLFSHFAWLRMIRDRFGVEVRFPIVEDPTLVIGRAFGMVSAQDSDSATVRTTFFIDPKGVIRAMTCYPANLGRSIPEMLRIVDGLQAIDASGGLAPANWQQGEALLRPPTHDLDEVFGAEDATSWFLRDTGEEN